The stretch of DNA ACAAAATATTCTTTGCCGTCTTCTGATCCTTCTAATAGCCATCTCGTATAGTGCTTTCTCTCATCTATGTATCTAGTTTGGTGTCCTACTCCTTGCAGAGAAGCACCTTCTGGAAGCGGTACATCAATCTTATCATCAGCAAAATTTATTTGAATGGCATGAACATCGCATACATGTTTAAGATCTACTTCAATCCATTGCCCTGATGTATTAGAAGCGGCTCTCCACCATGTCTGGATGTTTTCATCCGTAGCTCTCGATGGACCTCTTCCTACTTCGAAAGATGATGCCTTTGCAGGTTTTCCGTATGATAGAAGCATCCAGTCGGGATTATCCCACGGATCCATTTTTTGCTGTTTAACCCTTAATGGCCAATCACCAAATCTTTGATTGCAGAATAATTCCCCGTCTTTATCATATCCTGCTGGCCAGATACCCAATCTTCTTTCGAACGGGTGGTTCACGCTAATTCTCATTGTCGAAGCATGCCAATTGTTTCCAAACTTATCCTCCATTGTGGAACCATGTCCTGCACCTGGGATAAAACCACCTGGCTTATAGGAGTAAGGATTATTTTTCGCGAGAGTAAATGGACCTAATGGGTTGTCAGAAATATATACCCCATCAGCGTATACATTATATTCAGTTCCAGGACATGAGTATTGCAAGTAGTACTTCCCATTATGTTTATCCACCCAAGCTCCTTCAATGTAAGGGGCAAATGTGTAATACTTCTGTATTGCGTTCAGCATCTCCTCAGATAAGTCCGGATTATTCTTTTTATAACTATTAATTATCTCCTCTGCTTCTTCAGGTGTTTTTGGAGGAATATGATTTTCTCCGCTTCTCTCAAAACCATGAATTTTTTCATTACTAGATATAAGTTCTATTGGATCACCTTTAGGTCTCATATCCTCAGCACTTAATTCTACACCATATATAGGTGTCTCATTTGAACAACCCCAATAGAAATATATTCTTCCATCATCATCAACAAATAGATTCGGATCCCAAAATGGAAAAGTACCTACTATCTCCTCGAATTCGCCATTTATTGGATCCTTGCTTCTGAAGAATGAACAATTGCTTTCTTTATTTGAGGCTGAAAAGTAAATATATTCACCTATTACCCTTACATCCGGAGCGTAATCATAAATTGGAACACCTGTTAACGGATTAAACTCCCAATCTACAAGATTATCACTAGTAAGAAAGCCACCAGTCATCGAAGGAAAAAGATAGTATCTTCCTTTGAACAAAATCATAGAAGGGTCCGCCGCTTCTCTTGAAATAATTCGTTGATCTCTCATATCAATAAACTGATATCTATATTCCATGTTAATTGGATTACATACATATTTCATAGATATTTCCTCCAAATTTTATCTACTTTTCAAAGATATTCCTAAATAAAATTGACCCAAAATAGGCATATCCGGATGCCCCTATTACTGAAAAAATAATCATTAAATGTACAGATACATAAAAACCGTATAACATTATTATCAACAGTACCGCCATTGCAAAGCTGCTTGGCAGATTCTTTAAAGACATGAGCACAGCATTTTTCAGAGTCCCAGAAACCGTATTACTATATTTAGCCAATAATGGAAAAGTAAATATTATTGTTAAAACATATATCGTTAACCCTATAGAAAAAATTCCAGCCAAAATATAGCCAAATATATTGGCCATATGGAGAAAGTACCAAATATCTCCTAGTAAAATAACACCGCCTATCAAAAGAACAAATTCTATAATTATTCCTTGTTTTAAATTTTGCCTGAAAGCAGTCCAGAAACTTTTAATAATATATCCTTCTTCATTCTTTACCATCTTTAATGTTACATAATATACTGCGGAGGTGGCAGCCCCCATCGTTATGATAGGTGTACTGAAAATAATCCAAAGTATATTTAATAAAAATAAATTGCTTACTTTTGTCGCAAGCCTAAAGAAACGGCCATCGAAAATAGCAGTCATAAATTCACCTCGCATTTAACTTTATATTGAAAAATCTACTGCCTGTTGGGCAGCAGATTTTTCAATTTTATTTCTGTGTTTTTGCCCATTCGTCCAATTGACGCTGCTTTTCATCCATAATTTTTTGTAGGCCTGCATCGTATAATTTTTCATTTACGAGTTTAATATATTCATCAGGATCCAAAGCTCCGCCTTCGAGTAATTTCTGGTACTGATCAGTTATGGCTGTACATGCCGCTATTTCAGTTTTTACTGGCTCTGAATTAAATATAAACCCAAAGGCTTTCGATTTTTTTGTAGACTTTTTCCATTCACCCAGAGCTTGCTTATACTGCTCTATATCTCCTCCAACTCCTACTAATGCTTTTTGCTGGACAGGGAGTTTGTCAGTATTGCCCCAGATATACCAATTCATCACGAAATTGTTAATACTGCTCTTGGATGTGTCAATAGTACCGTCACTATTTTTCACATAGTGTTCCCCTTCAATTCCAAACTTGAGAAGGTTGGCAAGATCTTGATTTTTAAATACAAGATTTAAAAATTCTATTGACTTATCAGGTCTTTCAGCGATGGTAGGCACAGCCCAAAGAAATAGCTGATATGTTTCTGTCTTTTCAACTGGTTGATGTAAAGTGACTGTGAATTTAGGAGTTTTCTCACCTAGCCCAAAGTTAGAAAAATCTGTAAAAACCGGAGCAGCAAATAGCTTGTTAGCATCCATCATCTGTCCTGGGGAACTTTGTTCAGTAGCAAAATCTTTTGAAATGTAGCCTTTCTTATACCATTCCCTGACTTTCTTAACAGCGTTTACATATTCTTTAGTCTCAAGCATATTTACGACTTTTAGATTATCTACCCCACCATTTCTTAACACACCTAAACTGTTCCCTAAGTTATCAAAATTAAGCATGCTTGCAGCTACTCCACTTGGAAAAAATGTTTGCAAATCCGGTTCTTCAGCATGAACCTTTTCAAGAATAGGATCCAAATCATCCATTGTTTTAATTTTAGTTATATCAATATTATATTTTTTTACAATACTATCCAACATATAAAATCCTCTGCCAGGAACAGCAACATCTTTTCCTGGTATAGCATATAATTTACCATCTACTTTGGTAGCATCAAAAATATCTCCATAAGCCGCGGTAATGTCTTTTCCGTGTTTTTCCACCAAATCATCAATAGGCATTATCATGTTACTTCCAGCAAATTGTGTCAAATAATTATAACCTGGAAGAAGCATGATTAAATCTTGCTTTTCACCACTTGATGCAGCCAATGTATAGGTATTTGCCATAGCGGATACGGCTACCGGCTTAAACTCTACCTTTGTATTAATTTCCTTTAACGTAATTTCATTAACCATTTCCTGAACTTTTAAAAGATCACCAGGCGCATCACCATATACCGGATAGGATACATTGAGTATATAAGGTTCCTCATTAGAATTGTTATTTTCTTTAGAAGTAGAACCTGTCTTATTGCTCCCATCTTTACTGCAGCCGACAATCATAACAAATAAACAGCCGATCAACAACAAACTTAAGAATCTTTTCATAATTTCCCTCCTCTTTTATTTTACAAAAATATATATTTATTCTTTTACTGCCCCTTCTGTCATACCTCTGACCAGCCATTTTTGAAGGAATGGGAATGCACAAATTATTGGCACAACACCTACTACTGCCATAGCCATTCTGATAGTGGTTGACGGTAATTCAGCTGAGCTAACACCCGAGTTTGCAGTTCCCAGATTATTATTTTGAAGGAATTTAATATTTTCATTTATATTATTCAAGATAGTTTGTATACTTTGTAGATTGCTATCACGGCTTAGATAATACAAACCATTCGTCCAGTCATTCCAGTATAATAGCGCGAGCGGCAGTGCTATTGTAAGAACAATTGGGCCTGATAGAGGGAGAACAATTTTGAAGAAGGTTTTTACTTCGCTGGCCCCATCAATTTTTGCTGCTTCCACCAGAGTCCCCGGTATGGAAGTTTCAAAATAATTACGGAACATCATGACAAAATACCCATTCATCAATAAGTTAGGTACTATTAATCCGAAAATAGTATTTTTAAGATCAAATATCTGTGTATAAATGATATATTGTGCAGTAAGTCCGCCGTGGAACATCATGGTAAAAGTTACTATAAAAAGCATCATACTTCTACCCGGGAGATTTTTTCGACTCAACGTCCATCCAAGCAATGCTGATATTGATGTTCCAATAAAAGTACCTATACAAGTTACGATCACTGTTACCATGTATCCTTTTCCAATCATCTGCCATTGATCAAATACATATTGATAGGCTACCAAGGAAAATTTTTCAGGAAAAAAACTATAACCATTTCTTACAACCGTATTTTCATCTGTAAAAGACGAAATAAGCAAAAGCAAGAAGGGAATAATAGCTAGTAAAGCCAAGATACTTAATACTATATGTCCGCTTATTTCCCACTTTTTATATCTACCCAGATTCACTTTCACTCACCACCTTAAAATAACCTATTATCTTTACTAAATTTTCTGACAGCATAATTAGCTAATAACAGAAGAATAAATCCTACAAATGATTGGAAAACTCCCGTTGCGGATGCCATCGTTATATCCCCAAGCTTCATCAATGCTCTGAAGGAATAGGTATCGATTGTAGTTGTAACACTATATAATGCACCCGAATTCATCGGAATCTGATAGAAAAGGCCAAAGTCAGAATTAAACATTCTGCCCAACGCCAACATTGTCATTAATATTATTACAGGCTTGAGACATGGCAAGGTTATATGTCTGATTTGCTGCCATTTTGTCGCACCATCTATCTCTGCTGCCTCATAGTACTCACGAGGAATTGCCAATATACGCGCGGTATACATCAACAACGAGTACCCTATACCATGCCAGGTATGTACAAACAGTAATATTAAAGGCCAGTATTTGGGTTCCTGGTACCAAGATACCGCATCAATTCCTAATGGTTTTAAAATGGAATTATTAATAAACCCGGTTTCACTACTGAGAAACGCAAAACCCAAATAACTGACAATGACCATGGAAATTACATACGGTATTAAAGTGACTGATTGATAAAACTTTCTTGCTGTTTTATTAATTATTTCGTTGAATAATAAAGCTATTGTCAATCCAAAAACAGTTCCAAAAATGATGAATAGTAAATTATAAAGCACAGTATTTCTAATCATAATCCAGGCATCACTAGTTGAGAAAAGGAATTTAAAATTCTCAAGTCCCACCCATTCCCCATTGAATACACCTTTTGCATAATCCAGTTCCGTGAAAGCCAATTTCATTCCATACAATGGCATATAATTATTTACAAATAAATAAATCATAGCCGGTAAAGCCAGAAGATACAATGGAATATACTGCTTATAATTTGCTCTTTTCTTTTTTGTTGCTATCTTAGTAAGTTCTAAGTTCTGTCTAGTTTCTACATTATACAATTTTAGGCCTCCTTTACTCATTTAGTTGATTGAATACTCTTTACAATTTTAATTATAACGCTTTCATTTTTATAGAATTATACTTTATCCGACTTGTTTGATTTCCATTTCCGACTTCCGACATTTAATAGTTTATGAAGGTGTTGGATTCCCTTCATCTATTTTTGACAAAAAAAAAACAGATGAATATTACACTCATCTGCTAGATAAACCATTTTTATGCGAATTTTTGAATTGTTGCGGAGACATATTTACGAACTTGGTGAAGATTCTGTTAAAACTAGAATAATTATAATACCCCACCTTTAAAGCAATTTCACCTATAGATTCGTCAGTTTCTAGTAACAGTCTTTTCGCTATATCCATTTTACGATATATTATATATCTGCTGATAGAGACACCTACTTCTTTCTTAAAGATCCTCGTAAGATAATCTGGGTTCAGATGAACATTTTGAGCTATACCCTCCATCGATATTTCTTCAGATATATGATTTTCTATATATTTTTTTGTTTTATCTACAGGATTAGATATCTCCTCATTTTTCTCAACAAAATCCTTTATTATACTTATGGTGTACTCTACCCACCTCAATAAATCTGTTACAGAGGTTAATCCATTTTGGAAAATCTGTTGAGATCTGTTATCTCCAAATAACTCACTTAAAAAGACCCTATTCTTTGCAGCGAAAGAAATCAGAACAAAGTAAAAATCTTGGTAAAAGTTCTGTAAAAACTTCCTATCAATTTTCATTAGGTTAATCTCTGATGTAAGCATTTGCTTAACTTCACTAAGCAAATCTTGAAATTTATTTGTCTGAATAAACTCACTCCATTTTGTAAAAATAGAATTGTTATATTCAATATAATAACGTCTGTACGAACTTAACAGAAATATATCCTGATGATATGCTACATTGTTAAAATCAATCGTTTGCATATTTTCTATCTGATTAGGCATGGCATAAATACTGTCTTTGGTACCTATATAACAGCAGATCGTCATCATCTTATAATATAATTTTACTACTTGAATTAATTCTTCGCAGCTGGCTTTTATTAACTGTGTGTAGTCTTTATTATCTAAGGATTTATTCAAATCGAACATAATTAAAACGGAATTTTCAGTAAACTCTATCACCTCTTTATTG from Neobacillus sp. CF12 encodes:
- a CDS encoding ABC transporter permease subunit, with translation MYNVETRQNLELTKIATKKKRANYKQYIPLYLLALPAMIYLFVNNYMPLYGMKLAFTELDYAKGVFNGEWVGLENFKFLFSTSDAWIMIRNTVLYNLLFIIFGTVFGLTIALLFNEIINKTARKFYQSVTLIPYVISMVIVSYLGFAFLSSETGFINNSILKPLGIDAVSWYQEPKYWPLILLFVHTWHGIGYSLLMYTARILAIPREYYEAAEIDGATKWQQIRHITLPCLKPVIILMTMLALGRMFNSDFGLFYQIPMNSGALYSVTTTIDTYSFRALMKLGDITMASATGVFQSFVGFILLLLANYAVRKFSKDNRLF
- a CDS encoding response regulator gives rise to the protein MNILIVDDEISAIEAVQKGIHWDKLAVSSIYTATSMKEAIEKLNKHNIDIMFSDIEMPRGTGLELLQWLKQNKPEVGCIFMTCHADFKYAQKAIQLGSMDYLLKPLNYEEVVITLKSAIEKVKNDKILRKNSGAWLENKNIVLKQFWKDFFIGDISPDKESLLRYIQARDIDISLEKNYIPVLVSIKKTSEDITRNERRLFEFAIKNISDELFTIEDVNKEVIEFTENSVLIMFDLNKSLDNKDYTQLIKASCEELIQVVKLYYKMMTICCYIGTKDSIYAMPNQIENMQTIDFNNVAYHQDIFLLSSYRRYYIEYNNSIFTKWSEFIQTNKFQDLLSEVKQMLTSEINLMKIDRKFLQNFYQDFYFVLISFAAKNRVFLSELFGDNRSQQIFQNGLTSVTDLLRWVEYTISIIKDFVEKNEEISNPVDKTKKYIENHISEEISMEGIAQNVHLNPDYLTRIFKKEVGVSISRYIIYRKMDIAKRLLLETDESIGEIALKVGYYNYSSFNRIFTKFVNMSPQQFKNSHKNGLSSR
- a CDS encoding ABC transporter substrate-binding protein, which produces MKRFLSLLLIGCLFVMIVGCSKDGSNKTGSTSKENNNSNEEPYILNVSYPVYGDAPGDLLKVQEMVNEITLKEINTKVEFKPVAVSAMANTYTLAASSGEKQDLIMLLPGYNYLTQFAGSNMIMPIDDLVEKHGKDITAAYGDIFDATKVDGKLYAIPGKDVAVPGRGFYMLDSIVKKYNIDITKIKTMDDLDPILEKVHAEEPDLQTFFPSGVAASMLNFDNLGNSLGVLRNGGVDNLKVVNMLETKEYVNAVKKVREWYKKGYISKDFATEQSSPGQMMDANKLFAAPVFTDFSNFGLGEKTPKFTVTLHQPVEKTETYQLFLWAVPTIAERPDKSIEFLNLVFKNQDLANLLKFGIEGEHYVKNSDGTIDTSKSSINNFVMNWYIWGNTDKLPVQQKALVGVGGDIEQYKQALGEWKKSTKKSKAFGFIFNSEPVKTEIAACTAITDQYQKLLEGGALDPDEYIKLVNEKLYDAGLQKIMDEKQRQLDEWAKTQK
- a CDS encoding family 43 glycosylhydrolase; its protein translation is MKYVCNPINMEYRYQFIDMRDQRIISREAADPSMILFKGRYYLFPSMTGGFLTSDNLVDWEFNPLTGVPIYDYAPDVRVIGEYIYFSASNKESNCSFFRSKDPINGEFEEIVGTFPFWDPNLFVDDDGRIYFYWGCSNETPIYGVELSAEDMRPKGDPIELISSNEKIHGFERSGENHIPPKTPEEAEEIINSYKKNNPDLSEEMLNAIQKYYTFAPYIEGAWVDKHNGKYYLQYSCPGTEYNVYADGVYISDNPLGPFTLAKNNPYSYKPGGFIPGAGHGSTMEDKFGNNWHASTMRISVNHPFERRLGIWPAGYDKDGELFCNQRFGDWPLRVKQQKMDPWDNPDWMLLSYGKPAKASSFEVGRGPSRATDENIQTWWRAASNTSGQWIEVDLKHVCDVHAIQINFADDKIDVPLPEGASLQGVGHQTRYIDERKHYTRWLLEGSEDGKEYFVIEDKSKTETDLSHDLVVKETGVKARYIKCTIKEIPFNQNACISGLRVFGTGEGNLPGKATGVTMELISNLDLSVKWNIVDAVGYNVLWGFSQDKLYHSHMVFDSNTVKIGALIKGHPVYVRVDTFNEKGITEGEVIKGV
- a CDS encoding YesL family protein, which codes for MTAIFDGRFFRLATKVSNLFLLNILWIIFSTPIITMGAATSAVYYVTLKMVKNEEGYIIKSFWTAFRQNLKQGIIIEFVLLIGGVILLGDIWYFLHMANIFGYILAGIFSIGLTIYVLTIIFTFPLLAKYSNTVSGTLKNAVLMSLKNLPSSFAMAVLLIIMLYGFYVSVHLMIIFSVIGASGYAYFGSILFRNIFEK
- a CDS encoding carbohydrate ABC transporter permease, which produces MNLGRYKKWEISGHIVLSILALLAIIPFLLLLISSFTDENTVVRNGYSFFPEKFSLVAYQYVFDQWQMIGKGYMVTVIVTCIGTFIGTSISALLGWTLSRKNLPGRSMMLFIVTFTMMFHGGLTAQYIIYTQIFDLKNTIFGLIVPNLLMNGYFVMMFRNYFETSIPGTLVEAAKIDGASEVKTFFKIVLPLSGPIVLTIALPLALLYWNDWTNGLYYLSRDSNLQSIQTILNNINENIKFLQNNNLGTANSGVSSAELPSTTIRMAMAVVGVVPIICAFPFLQKWLVRGMTEGAVKE